The Caballeronia sp. Lep1P3 genome segment CGAGCATCGCGAGCGACGGCACGCTGACGGGCGGCAGCGTCATCAGAAGCGCGCCCGCCGGACCGGCCGCCATGCCGAGCGAAAGCATCGCCTGGATGATCGGCACTTCGCCGGCCGTCGGAATCACGAAAAGCATGCCGGCCACCGCGAACGCGATAATCCACAGCACGCCATTGTCGATATCCGGCCCGATGTGCGGAAAGAGCCACGCGCGCGCCGCGCCGAGCAGCAGCACGAGCACGATGTACTCCGGCACGAGGCGCAGCGTCATGCGGCCGAGAATCTTGATCCAGCGCGAGAACGCGGTGCCCGGCTCGTCCTCGTCGATGAGTTTCGCGAGCGCCTCGCGCGATGCCGCCGCCTGCGCGGGCGTCACCATGCGATTCACCACGTAGCCGAGCCCGAAGACCATCAGCGCGCCCAGCACGAGACGCAGGCCGGTCCATTGCCAGCCGAGCACGAAGCCCATGAACACCAGCGCGGCGGGATTGAGCACCGTATTGCCGAGCCAGAACGCGATGGCCGCGCCCGGCGCCGCCTGACGCGCACGCAAGCCCGCGACGACCGGCGCGGCGCAGCACGTGCACATCATGCCGGGCAGCGACATCAACCCGCCGTTCACCACGCTTCCGAACCCATGCTCGCCGAGGGAGCGCGCGACCCAGCGCGGCGGAATGAGCGCCTGCACCGCCGAGCCGAGCAGAAGGCCAAGGACCATTGCCTGCCAGATCGCCTTGCCGTAGGCCATCGCGTAGTCGAGCGCGGCTTGCCAGGACGGCTCGGGCGCGCGCGCGGCGGCGCCCATCAAAATCGACTTGCCGATCGAATGCTGGCTCGCCGCGACAAACGCGCGGTTGTAGTACGGGAACCATTTGACGTAGAAGAGGCCCGCGACGGCGATGAGCAGGAACACCATCCAGCCGAGCGCGACGCGAGGTTGTCGAAGCGTGGTCATAATCGTTTGTTGTTTGAGATAAAAATCAGCCGAGCGCGGGGGACGTCTCGGACAACTGCGCGAGCAGCGCCTTGGCCTGATCGAGGCTGTCGGCGTCGTTCGGGCGAAACAGCATATGCGCCGCGTGGGGCAACTGCGTGTACAGCGCGCGGCTGCTGCGGCCATAAGCCGGATCGTAGTGCCGGTCGATGAGTTCGGCGAAAAGCTCCGCGCGCGCGCCTTCGTCGATCAAATGGTGCCAATGCCCAACGCGCTCGTGGCTATGCAACGCGACGAGCTTCGACAACTGCGCCTTGAAAAACGCGGGATCGTCGAAGAGATGCGCGTAGTCCTGCAGCAGAAACGCGATGCGGTCTTCGCGGCGCGCTTCCACTTCCACGCACGCGGCGGCGTGCAAGCTGTCGAGCATCGCGTCGGGCAGCGTGACCGCGCCGATGCGCCGCCCTTCCGCCTCGATGAAAACCGGCTTCGCGGGGTCGAAGCCGCGCAAGGTCGCGATGAGCGCGGAATCGAACGCTTTCTGCGACGGCTGCGCCTGCCCCGGCAGCGCGCCGAGCAGCGACCCGCGATGCGCCGCGAGCCCTTCCAGATCGAGCGCTTGCGCGCCCGCCTGTGCGAGCGCCTGCAAGAGCCGCGTCTTGCCGCTGCCCGTGTGCCCGATCAGCACGACATAGCGAAAGCGCCCCGGCAGTTCCGTCAGCTTGCCGACCACGTCGCGCCGGTAGCTCTTGTAGCCGCCGTCGAGCTGCCGCGCCTGCCAGCCGATCATGTTGAGCCACGTCGTCATGGAGCCGGAGCGCTTGCCGCCGCGCCAGCAATAGATGAGCGGACGCCAGTTGCGCGGACGGTCCGCGAAAAGCGTATCCAGATGACGCGCGATATTGCGCGCGACCATCGCCGCGCCCACGCGCGTGGCCTCGAACGGCGAGACCTGCTTGTACATCGTGCCGACGATCACGCGCTCTTCGTTTTCGAGCACGGGTGCGTTGATGGCGCCGGGAATATGGTCCTCGGCGAATTCCAGCGGAGTGCGGACGTCGACGATTTCATCGAAATCGGCGAGACGATCGATGGGAACGAGCAGGTTTTTCACGGGCGATGGACGACGATGTGGGACATTTGAAGCCGGCGGCGAAGGCCGGGATTATCTCATGGCGGCGATTTGGCTTCCGAGCGCGGATTTCGACTGCCCATTGCCCGCTCGCAATGCGTTTAAAGTGACGGCATCGGGCCGCGAGGAAACGCGATGAGCTATCACGAAACGATCGGCGCACGCCGCTACCGCTTCGACGACTTGAAGACGCTGCTCGCGCGCGCGAGTCCGCCGCGCTCCGGCGATGAACTCGCGGGCGTCGCGGCGGCAACGGAGGAAGAACGCGTCGCGGCGAAGATGGCGCTTGCGCAAGTGCCGCTGCGCGCGTTCCTGAACGAAACGCTCATTCCCTACGAAAGCGACGAAGTCACGCGCCTGATCGTCGATACGCACGATTTGCAAGCCTTCGCGCCGATCGCGCATCTGACGGTCGGCGAGTTCCGCGAATGGCTGCTCTCCGACGCCACCGACACCGCCGCTGTCGAAAGCGTGACTTTCGGCCTCACGCCGGAAATGGTCGCCGCCGTTTCCAAGCTGATGCGCAATCAGGACCTGATTCTCGCCGCGCGAAAGCGCCCCGTCGTCACGCGCTTTCGCACGACCATCGGCTTGCCGGGGCGCCTGTCGGTGCGTCTTCAGCCCAATCACCCGACCGACGATCCCAAGGGCATCGCCGCATCCATCCTCGACGGTCTCCTGTACGGCTGCGGCGACGCGGTGATCGGCATCAATCCGGCTTCGGATTCGCCCGCCGCCATCGCCGCGCTCCTCACGATGCTCGACGACTTCCGCCAGCGCTACGACGTGCCGATGCAGTCGTGCGTCCTCGCGCACGTCACGAATACGCTCGCCGCAATCGAGCACGGCGCGCCGGTGGACCTCGTTTTCCAGTCGATCGCGGGCACCGAGCGCGCGAATGCGAGCTTCGGCGTGTCGCTTGCGCTGTTGCAGGAAGCGCACGACGCGGCGCGCGCGCTCGCACGCGGCAACGTCGGCGACAACGTGATGTACTTCGAGACGGGACAAGGCAGCGCGCTCTCGGCGAACGCGCATCATGGCGTCGATCAGCAGACTTGCGAGGCGCGCGCCTACGCGGTCGCGCGCCGCTTCGAGCCGCTTCTGACGAACACGGTGGTCGGTTTCATCGGTCCGGAATATCTCTACGATGGCCGGCAGATCATCCGCGCGGGCCTCGAAGATCACTTTTGCGGCAAGCTGCTCGGCGTGCCGATGGGCTGCGACATCTGCTACACCAATCACGCGCAGGCGGATCAGGACGACATGGACACGCTTCTGACACTGCTCGGCGTCGCGAACGTGAACTTCATCATGGGCGTGCCCGGCGCCGACGACGTGATGCTCAACTATCAGAGCACGTCGTTTCACGATGCGCTTTATATCCGCCGCGTGCTGAATCTCAGGCGCGCGCCCGAATTCGAGGCGTGGCTTGCGAGGATGCGCGTCACGGACACTCATGGCGCGCTGCTTTCCCCTGCGAGCGACGCCAGCGCGCCCGGCCAACCGCTGCTCGACTGGATCGACGAATGACGCACGCCAATCCCTGGGATGCGCTCAGGCGCTTCACGAACGCGCGCATCGCGCTCGGACGCACCGGAAGCAGCCTGCCGACCGCGCCGTTGCTCGCGTTCCAGCTCGCGCATGCGCAAGCGCGCGACGCGGTGCACCAGCCGCTCGATACGGCGGCGCTCATCGATGCCATCCATGCCGCTGGCTTCGACACACTCCAGGCGGCAAGCGCCGCGCCGGATCGCGATCACTATCTGCGCCGCCCCGATCTCGGCCGCGCGCTCGACGATGCCAGCGCCGCGCGACTTGCCGCGCACGTGGCGGCGTCGAACGATGCGCCCGAGGTCGTCTTCGTCGCCGCCGACGGGTTATCGGCGTTCGCGCCTCAGCGACACGTCGCGCCGCTGCTCGCAGAACTGCGCGCGATGCTCGACGGCTGGACGATCGGCCCAGTCGTCGTCGCCACGCAGGCGCGCGTCGCGCTCGGCGACTGCATCGGTGAGCTTTTACGGGCGCGGATCGTCGTCGTGATGATCGGCGAGCGGCCGGGTCTCAGTTCACCGGACAGCCTCGGCCTCTATGTCACCTATGCGCCGCGCGCGGGCCGCAGCGACGCGGAGCGCAACTGCATCTCGAACGTGCGGCCCGAGGGACTCGGCTACGATGCCGCCGCGTTCAAACTGCATTGGCTGCTGAACGAAGCGCGGCGCCTGAAGCTGACGGGCGTCGGCCTCAAGGATCAGAGCGGCGCGCTGCCATCGGGGGCATCGGGCGCATCGGACGCGGGTGCGATCGAAGGAAGCGCCTAAACGCGGCGATCGACCCGCGGCGTCAGAGCACGAGCGACCCAGCCGAAATCGCGACGACGAGGAAGATGACGAACAGGACGAGGAAGATAAAGAAGCAGATCTTCGCGATGCCTGCCGCGCCTGACGACACGCGTCCAAAGCCGAAGAAGCCGGCGATGACGGAAATAATCGCGAAGAGAATGGCGAGTTTGAGCATGGCGAGCCTTTTGTTGGTTATCGATGCGGCCCTGATTGCAAAGTTCGTGCCGCGTCGATGCCGTGCTTCGTTCGCGGTCGTCGGCGCGATCGACGGTTAGTTGCTTCCCTGCGAAAAAAAGCACCGCTAAAAAGCGGTGCGTTCAGGCCGAGGCGGTCAGCGTGCGCCAGTGTCGGTGGCAGGAACAGCCGCCGGTACGCGCTGGCGCGCACTGAGCCACGCGGCGACGGGCTGTCGCAGGCGCGGCACCGCAAGCAGCGCGGATATCGCGATCGCATCGGCGGCGAGTCCCGCCGGCACGTTGATGAGGCCGTCGGTCAACGTGAACAAGATCGAATCGACGACGAGCGAAATGACCGCGCCCGCGATGAAGCTGACCATGCCGTCGCGCCCTACCGCGCCGACCCACGGCAACCGTTGCGCGACGGCCTTAACCACGCCGTAGCGCGCGAGATTCGCCGCCACCCACGCAATCGCAAGGAAATTGACGACGCGCGCGCCCGCGAGGTCGCGCTTGAACGCGCTGTCGAGCACGGGCGGCAGCACGAGCAGCTTGTAATACGCCATGCCGACGATCAGCGCGAGCGCCATTGCGCTCACGGTCCAGCCGAAACGGTGCGACGCGACGCGCTGATATACCGGCTGGCAGCGCGCGAGCACGCCGAGCATGAACATCAGTTGCCAGGCGGCCGGATTGAAGTCCCAAAGATTGTCATCGACCGAAGGCATGTATTCGCCGATCTGCGGCGCGAGCGCCCACAGCGCGAGACTCGCCGCCAGAAGCAGCCACGGCTTGCTGCGCGCGAGCGGCAGCGCGAGCGGCACGGCGAGCGCGAAAAGCGCGTACATAGGCAGGACGGCGGCCAGATACGGCTGGCGCTCGAACGTCAGGATTTGCGCGATGGATGCCGCCGGCGCGGTCACGAGGCTGTCGAGATCGTGCAGCACGAGATTCGGCGCGTGGCCGAAGAGCGGCCGCAGCACGAAAGTCGTGACGAGCATCAGCGCGGCGGTGACGAGAAACGCGCGATAGATCTCGAACGCGCGCTTGACGAAGCGCAGACGCGCGGCGTTTTCCGAGCGGCGTTCGGCGAGCGACGCGTAAGCCGTCGCGGTCGCGAAGCCGCCGAGAAATACGAAGACTTCGGCGGCGTCGTTGAGCGCGAACGCGTGCAGCGTGAAGCGCGACACCATGCTGCCGCCGATATGATCGACGACGATGATGAGCAGAACCAGCCCCCGAAAAAAGTCCAGCTCGACGAGGCGTTGCGATTTTCCGGACATACGGCCTAACGGTGTTGTCCTGCGCTGCGCAGGGATTGACAGGGGCCGCTTTTCATACGGCATCGAAGCATGAGAGTTTACCCGTAAATGCGGCGGCGCATCATCGGAAAAAGGGAAGATTTTCGTTTTAATTCGCGCATTTGCGCGATTCCGCCGCCGAAATTACCGCGTCGAGATCAACCGTGGCGACTCTCCGGCGGCGCCCGCCTCGAAACATTTCATTATGCTTTCATTCGGCCGCGATCGACGCTAATATCGCGTCCACGCTCAATCACCCGAAACCCGTCGCCGCATGAACTACATCGCCGCCCTCGTCACCGATCCCGCTGCCTGGGCCGCCCTCGCGACGCTCGTCGTGATGGAAGTCGTGCTCGGCATCGACAATCTCATCTTCATTTCCATCCTCACCAACAAGCTGCCGGCCGAGCGTCGCGCGCGCACGCAGCGCATCGGCATCGGGCTCGCGCTCGTGATGCGGCTCGCGCTGCTCGGCACGGTCGCGCTGATCGTGAGGCTCACCACGCCGATCTTCGAGGCGTTCGGACACGGCTTTTCGTGGCGCGACCTGATTCTCGTCGCGGGCGGCGTCTTTCTCGTGTGGAAGGCGACGACCGAGATTCGCCATCACGTCACGCACGGCGCCGAAGACCACGGCGGCCCGGCGCGCGGCGGGAATCTCACGCCGCTCTCGGCCATCGGCCAGATTCTGCTGCTCGATCTGGTGTTTTCCATCGACAGCATCGTGACGGCCGTCGGCATGACCGAGCACATCCCGATCATGTTCGTCGCGGTGATCGCGGCGGTCACGGTGATGCTGTTCGCGGCGGGGCCGCTCTCGCGCTTCATCGAGCGCAATCCGACTATCGTGATGCTCGCGCTCGGCTTCCTGCTCGTGATCGGCATGACGCTGATCGCGGAAGGCTTCGGCTCTCACGTACCCAAAGGCTACATTTATGCGGCAATGGCCTTCTCCGCGCTCGTCGAAGGCCTCAACATGCTGGCGCGGCGCGCGAACAGCAAGCGCCGCGTGCAGCAAAGCGCGCAACGAAACCCGCACTGAGCGTCAAAATGGGAGCTTTTGCTGCGGATCGTCGTGCGGGTCGTTCTGTGCGCCGGCGGGCGGCAAAGGCTGCGCGCGCAGCCACCGTTCGATGGCATCGACGACATGCTGCCGCTCTGCTCCATCGAGCGCCCTGCCTGCCGCGATGCCGTGCCACTTCGCGAGACAACTCCGGCAGCACGTCGCCGTCGCGTGCTGCGCGATGAACACCGGATGCCCGCGAAACGGCGTCTGCTTGCCGTCGTTGAGCGGCGCCTGCGGCGCGAGCCGCCGCGCGATCAGTTCGTGCGCCTGCGCGATCACCGTCTCCACGCCGCGCTCGCGCATATAGCGCGCTTCCCGCGCGCCGAGCGCGAAGCGCCGCCGGAAGGCGGATTTGGCGAGCGCATCGAAGACGGCGTCGAGATCGCGCATGAACGGCTAGTCCTTCGCGTAGAGCGTCGAATCGGCGAAACCTTCGGCGTCGAGCACGCGGCCAACGAGAATCAATGCGGTGCGCGTGAGCCCCGCCGCGCGCACTTTCTGCGCGATGTCGGCCAGCGTGCCTTCGACGCGCGCTTCGTCCGGCCAGCTTGCGCGAAACACCACTGCAACCGGACAGTCGGCGCCGTAGTGCGGCAGCAAATCCGCGACGATCCGCTCGATATGACGCACGCCGAGATGAATCGCGAGCGTCGCCCGATGGCGTGCGAGGTCCGCGAGCGCTTCGCCGGGCGGCATCGACGTCTTCGCGGCATAGCGCGTGAGTATCACGGTCTGCGAGACGCCGGGCAGCGTGAGTTCGCGCCCGAGCGCCGCCGCCGATGCCGCCGCCGCCGTCACGCCCGGCACCACTTCGTAAGGAATCCCTAGCGTCTCGATGCGCCGGATTTGCTCGCCTATCGCGCCGTAAAGCGAGGGATCGCCCGAATGCACGCGCGCCACGTCGTCGCCTCTCGCATGCGCTTCGCGCAACAGTTCGACGATGGCATCGAGGTCCAGCTCCGCCGTATTGACGACCTGCGTCGCGCAATGCCCCGCGAGCACGCCTTCCGGCACGAGCGATCCGGCATAGAGAATCACAGGGCACGAGCGGATCAGCCTTTGCCCTTTGACGGTGATGAGTTCGGGGTCTCCCGGCCCCGCGCCGATGAAGTAGACAGTCATTTAAGTTGCAGTACGGCTCTCGTTCAAAGCGAGCAACGCGTCGAGCGCGCTCGCGGGGTCGTTGAATTCGCGGTCGGCGGCGGGCAACGGCGGGCGCGCGAGCATCACCACGGGCAAGCCGCGTTCGCGCGCGACCGCGAGCTTCGCCTCCGTTGCGCGGCCGCCGCTGTTCTTGCTCACGACGACATCGATGCGCGCCGCGTCGAACAACGCGCGCTCGCCTGCGATGTCGAACGGTCCGCGCGCATCGACGATGCTCGCCCGCGCGTTGCCTTCGTGCGCGTCGAGACAGCGGATCGTCCAGTGCTGCAACGCGGGAATCTCGTGCAGATGCGACAGCGGCTCGCGCCCCAGCGTGAACATCGGCCGGCGAAACGGCGCAATGCATTCGACGATGCCGCGCCAATCCGCCGCCTCGCGCCAGTCGTCGCCCGGCTGCGGATTCCAGGCGCGGCGCCGCACGGCCCAGAGCGGCACATCGGCGAGCGTGCAGGCATCGCGCGCATGGCGGCTCATTTGCGCGGCATAAGGATGCGTCGCATCGACGACGAGCGCGATCTCCTGCTCACGCAAATAAGCGACAAGCCCCGCCACGCCGCCGAATCCGCCGACGCGCACCGCGCAGGCGAGATCGTCCGGCACGCGGCCGAGTCCCGCAATGCTGTAGACGTGCGGCGCTTTCAGGCGTCGCGCGATGAAGAGCGCATCGCCGGTTCCGCCGAGAAGCAGCGCGCGCTTCATGGCGACCATCACGCCGCGCTCCCGACGATCACGCCTTGCCGGTCGATGGCAAAGGTTTCGACTTCGACGCCGCGCGGCACGACGTCGAGCGCGACGTGGCGCGCGCGTTCGCAGACGACATCGCCGAGCGCGATGCCTTCGGCGCGCGCGAGCTTGAGCGCTTCCTGACTCGTGTTGGACGCGCGTATCGCCGACTGAAGCGCGCTCGTCGCGCCCGACTCCGCCGCCCATTGCGCAAGCAGCGGCAAATCGATGCTCGACGTGCGGCTATGCAGATCCATATGCCCCGCCGCGAGCTTGCTGAGCTTGCCGAACCCGCCGCACAGACTCAGCTTTTCGACGGGCGCGCGCCGCAGATGCTTGAGCACGGCGCCGGCGAAATCGCCCATTTCGATCAGCGCCATGTCCGGCAGCCCGTAACGCGCGCGCATCGCGTCTTCGCTCTGATTGCCGGTGCACGCCGCGATATGGCGCACACCGTTCGCGCGCGCGACATCGATGCCCTGATGAATCGACGCGATATACGCCGAGCACGAAAACGGCCTGACGATGCCCGTCGTCCCCAGAATCGACAAGCCGCCGACGATGCCGAGGCGCGGGTTCATCGTCTTCTGCGCAAGCGCCGCGCCGTTGACGACGCCGATACTCACGTCGAAGCCGCCCGCGTAGCCGGCGCTGGCCGCGAGCGCATCGAGATGCGCGGTCATCATCTGGCGCGGGACGGGGTTGATGGCCGGCTCGCCGATGGCGAGCGCGAGGCCCGCGCGTGTGACCGTGCCGACGCCCGGCCCAGCATGAAAGCGCACGCCAACAGCGGCGGACAAACGCACGCGCGCGAAAACGAGCGCGCCGTGCGTGACGTCGGGATCGTCGCCGGCATCCTTGATGACGCCGGCTTCGGCTTCGTCGCCCGCGCTTGAAACGACGCGGCAATACTCGAGCTTCATCGTGACGCGCTGGCCCTTCGGCAGCGCGATCTCGGCGCGCTCGCTCGCCTCGCCGGTCAGCAGCAGGCGCGCGGCGGCGAGGCTCGTCGCGGTCGCGCAGCTTCCGGTGGTGTAGCCGCTTCTGAGCGGCGCGGATTGTTCGGGAGTCTCGTCACGCATGGCGCGCAGCATTCGGGCGATCAGCCCTTCCTCGATACGAGCAGCGTGATCGGCAACGCTTGCCGCCACGTATCGAAGCTGCCGAGCGGCTCCGCATGCGCGAGGGCGATGCGCGTCAGTTCGCCGCCGTGCCGTGCGTGCCAGTCGACGAGCACGGCCTCGCCCTGCAGCGTGACGGCATTGGCGATCAGCCGGCCGCCCTGACGCAGCCGCGTCCAGCATGCGTCGAGCACGCCCGCCGCCGTCACGCCGCCGCCGACGAACACGGCATCGGGCGCGGCAAGGCCGTCGAGCGCGCCCGGCGCTTCGCCCTTCACGAGCCTGAGCGCGGGCACGCCGAGCGCATCGCGATTATGTTCGATGAGACGCTGCCGCGTTTCGTTCGCTTCGATCGCAATCGCGCGGCAAGACGGATGCGCGCGCATCCATTCGATGCCGATCGAGCCGCACCCCGCGCCCACGTCCCAAAGCAGTTCGCCGGGCTGCGGCGCAAGGCGCGCGAGCGTGATGGCGCGCACATCGCGCTTGGTGAGCTGGCCGTCGTGCCGGTACATGTCGTCGGGCAAGCCCGGCGTGAGCGGCGGACCCGCGTGCCCCGCATGCGTGCGGCATTCGATGGCGACGAGATTAAGCGCGGCCACGAGCGGCTCGCGCCAGTCATCGGCGCGTTCGTCGATGCGTCGCTCGTTCGCGCCGCCCAGATGTTCGAACACGGTCATGCGGCTCGCGCCGAAGCCGTGCGCCGTCAAAAGCGCGGCGATGGCGGCGGGCGTCGCGCCGTCCGCGCTCAGCACGAGAAGACGCTCGCCGCGAAAGGCATGCGCGAGCAGCGAGGCGACCGGACGTCCGACGAGCGACACGCATCGCGCATCCTGTAACGCCCAGTGCAGCCGCGCCGCCGCGAGCGACAGCGACGATGCCGCCGGAATCACGCGCATCTCGTCGGGAGAAAGCTCGCGTGCGAGCGTCGCGCCGACGCCGAAGAACATCGGGTCGCCGCTCGCGAGCACGCACGCCTGCGCGCCGCTCGTGCGCTCGGCAAGCACGGCATCGAGCGAAAACGGGCTTGGCCACGCGATGCGCCGTGCAGCGATGCGTGCAGGCAGGAACGCGAGATGACGCTCGCCGCCGTGAATGGACGCGGCCCGCATGAGCGCGCGCCGCGCCTCGCGGCTCAAGCCATGCCAGCCGTCCTCGCCGATGCCTACCACGGTCAGCCAGGTCGACATGCGCGGTGCCCTCCTTGCGTTTCGCCGCGCGCCGGATGCGAAAACCCCATGCGCGAAGCGGTCTGATGGTCGATAAAAGCGGGCATAATAACCCGGTCCGTCGGTGCCCGAAGGGAGCGATCCTCAGGGCCTAACAGGGAACACAGCGAAACTGTGGCTGCCCCCGCAATTGTACGCAGCGAGTCCGCGCTCCACTGCGACTGGTTTATACCGGGAAGGCCGGCGCGGGCGGCGACCTGCCAGCCAAGAGACCTGCCGACTCCACGTCTCAATGCATTATTCGCGCGACGCCGACCGGGCGGGGTGTACCGGTCGGCGCACGCGCGAAACGCACCGGTCACGCTTTTGAACGCTTCTTTTCCGACATCGCGGCCATCGGCTTGTCCCGGCCTCATGCGCGTCGTGCAGGCGCGCGACGGCGGGCTCGCGCGCCTGCGTCTCGCGGGCGGCGAGCTTCGCGCGGACGCGGCGCATGCGCTTGCGCACGCGGCCATGTGCTGCGGCAGCGGCATCATCGACATTACGAATCGCGCGAACCTGCAATTGCGCGGCATCCACGACGACGCGCACGCGCGGCTCGTCGGCATCGCGCTCGACGCCGGGCTCGGCCCGCAAGCGCAAGGCGGCGACGATCTGCGCAACGTGATGCTGAGTCCGCTCGCAAGCGACGCTACGCGCGCGCTTTGCGACGCCATCGTCGGCGCGATGCAGCGGGATCCCGCGTTGCACGCGCTGTCGCCCAAATTCGCGCTGCAGCTCGACGGCGGCGAACGGCTCGCGATGCTCGATCATCCTCACGACGTGTGGCTGAGCGCAACGGACGACGGATCGCGCTATGCG includes the following:
- the cbiE gene encoding precorrin-6y C5,15-methyltransferase (decarboxylating) subunit CbiE, yielding MSTWLTVVGIGEDGWHGLSREARRALMRAASIHGGERHLAFLPARIAARRIAWPSPFSLDAVLAERTSGAQACVLASGDPMFFGVGATLARELSPDEMRVIPAASSLSLAAARLHWALQDARCVSLVGRPVASLLAHAFRGERLLVLSADGATPAAIAALLTAHGFGASRMTVFEHLGGANERRIDERADDWREPLVAALNLVAIECRTHAGHAGPPLTPGLPDDMYRHDGQLTKRDVRAITLARLAPQPGELLWDVGAGCGSIGIEWMRAHPSCRAIAIEANETRQRLIEHNRDALGVPALRLVKGEAPGALDGLAAPDAVFVGGGVTAAGVLDACWTRLRQGGRLIANAVTLQGEAVLVDWHARHGGELTRIALAHAEPLGSFDTWRQALPITLLVSRKG